The sequence GATAATTTTTctcatgtataaaaaagaagatttggtatgattgccaatgagacaactcttccgAAGAGACTAAACGACACAGaacaacaataagcaaagcccataccacataatCCGCTATATAAGGCACCGAAATgacatatgtaaaacaattcaaacaagaaaattaacggcctaaTAAATTAACGGCctaattcatgtacaaaaaaaataacgaaaaataaagatgtaacacagcaaaaaaaagacaaccactgaatttaagTCTCCTGCTTTGTGATAGGCATTTACATGCAGAGAGTGTCGTGGTTTTAAActtgttagcgggatcccaaccctccccctaacctgggacagtggtgtcaATAATCAGTTGAAAActttttaactcatcagatacaaataaaaatacaaaatacacagagtggacgtggatgggtacttttacatcccaaaaacaaaaagacactaataTAAAATTAGTATACATATATGAGATTACTCGCAATTACTGACAGCTAGTGCAAAGTTaaaaacaactaataaaaatacACTGTTAAGTGCTATGGGAATAGCTTTGTCAAAGAATTACACTAAGTCTACTGTGCCTTAGGTTAAGCAAGGAACATAATTTTTTTCGTACTAAAACGTCAGTATTTGATAGCACCGCTGATAAGCTACTGCAACAGTAACTAATTTAATAGTAAGAAGTGATGCCGgcaattttaaagtaaaatttacgAGGTTTTCAACAAgttgatttgataaaaaaaaaaatgtatgccaACCTTTTCAATATGTGACTGGAGCAATATGGTACTACAAACACGAATACATTTAATTAggtatcatttttttcatatctggtttcaattatttcaaaatatttttttctcaacaatacttttaaattttttaacgACATATATAGATTGTTCTTCATGAAAgctaaaatactttttttaaatccttGGCATTGTGGTCCTTCTTAATTAAAGTGTGAATAGCTTTCTTAAGTGGATACACGGATAACGaactatttaaatgaatttgtcATTATTTGAGTTAGCTatagtatttttatttcttcttaagaaataattttaaaatgaaaattgccAAATTGAAGAGAACTTaaatctcaaatcaaaataagCAAGGTCAAACTTTAAATACCATCTTGATTTTCAGTTCATTAACTAataatttgaaatcatttttatacTTGAGAACATTTCAAGGCTTATTTTGAAGTATCTGCATGCCATGATATTcggttttaatatttttctaaattggaattttatcaaataagaaATGGACATCTCAACATCAAACGGTAAGGATTTCACTTATATAATATACtaagtattaaaaaatatagattattAGGAAGTAAAACCAGTCTCTGTGTTATGTTTAGGTGACACTTTTCATACATTAGAACACGTTCTTAgctgttcatatttttttttcggaagGAAATCATTGTTCTCGAATTTCCACTATCATTTTGACTGGTATacttcattgttttatattatggaatatttttaaatcataaacaattatataatagataagtgaaaatataacaatacatgtacacaatatataaattatgtacTCATAAattgtgtacaaaacaataataaagGATATCTTTTATAGGAAATATTTATAgagtatatatttacaaattttccttttttttcaatattggtGTTGTTTTGTACGCTTTAACGTGGTATATATACAcaaacaaaagcatttaaaaaTCATTAGTTGGTTTTATGCTTATTACTAGTAAAGTATCAGCCTTTCATGccatttgttttctcgtttgaattgtcttACATTCTTCATTTCGGAGATTTTTACAATAgcatacaataaaatatgagttttgctcattattgatggccatactgtgacctatagttgttaacatTTAGGTCATTTAGTCAAATTAGTGAAATGTtatttcattggcaatcttaccacataCATTCGcttctatattttgttattctacattttttttgtgtgtttcagATTACTTAAAAGATGCCAGAACTGGCACCATGTTGTCAATCATTCTCTGAAGGGATTCAGTATTCCAAACCAGAAACAGCAAACTTAACTAAACAAAAAATGGACCACGAGAGGTGGAGATATGAAAATGCTGTTCATAAAATAGacataaattctaaaattgCAGAAGAAATTTGTTCTAAAAATGTACAACAGGCTAAAGACGACCACTTAAAAACTTTAGCATACGCTCGGGTATATCAACTTCatagttttgataaatatgatcCATTCAAAGACGATCCTCTAGAAGGAAAAGCCAAACGTAGGAAGCggaaaaggaaacaaaaacCTAGACCAAATACTTTCCAGACAATTGCAAATCCGGAAAAGGATGACCCGGAAACATTACTTTCTCTTTCACCTCAACGCAGCACTCTAACACTTGCTGCACTGAATAGAACTTTTCCTCAAATTTCAACAATGGAACCAGTAGAAAAAGAAACGGACAATAAAAGTTTGAGTAACTCACATTACAATGCTCTTTGTCTTTGGAAAAGTGCTACTAAGAAACTGTTTATGAAAGAGAAAAAAGTCAAAGCTCATAAAGAGCCTCAACTTACAATGAAAGCAAAGGCTAAACTGGAGGTTGAGAGGCCACAACGAAAGAACATATTCCCCGGGGAGTGCAAAACACAGGCTGCTCTAAGGAGATTCATGGAACATGAGACAGAACTAGTTATGCAAGAAATGACAGCACCGAAGCATAAAAAGGATGAGAGTTTTAGGAAAATGGTAGAAAGAGCACAACTACCAGACATCATTCGGAGAGATAAATCGTTTTCTGCAATAGTTAAGGACTTTAAAACGTACAAAGAGGAGAAAGAAGAACGAAGGCACAGGAAAATGATTGAATATGTGACACATCACTTCAATCAAAATTCTATACTACATTAAAAATCCGAAATATTTCTTAGGAATTAAAACACTTGTTTTTTTAACTACACTTAGCTTCCTTGTATTGATTACTtacatttaaattatgttttcatttatcgTTTCAAATGatgtttaattataatttgaagacattaaaacatgtattttaactTATGTGTATAACAAAACTGGAAACTTTTACAGCAATACTAATAAATAATTAATCCACATTTAGTCATTTATCTTAAAAATACCTACCTGCAACTGTTGACgtcattttaaacatgtttaaacttgataaatttaaagttaattACGTAAGAATTTCTACGATAGCTTCAAAAGCATTAAAAAACTTAAGTCCTTCTAaagtgccccccccccttttcccccttCCCGGCTGGATTGAATTTTACAACAGACAAAAGGGACAATAAAGACTTGAATGTTTTGGTCATGTTTGTCATGCTCGTCTCGACAATGaaataacaacaatttaaaaggtAAACCCTCTCTATTGAgggtttcatttatttcaattcatAGTGAATTAAGCGAAATCTGTAAACTGATTCCGTAGAACAAAACCCctgaaaatctatataaatatgaaatacaatgtacaaaagtgtaaataaatgttcaaaaaatGGTTTACCGCTAAAATGTAtggactttttttaatttttatctacTATACTAAGTcttcttattttgaaattggTTGCCGCACTTATTCTTAAAGATGAATTAACTGACTTTTAGCAGTGTGGAACACCAACAGATTTGCTATGctatcataaaaaatacaaaagttttttttaaaatttcgactTGATGAACAtgtaaaaatcttaaaaactcATGCCACCCTATTGCAAATACATTTTCTGCTGTAAGACAACGGTTCGTAAGTGATAAATCAAACGACTATATATGCTGCACCATTCTTAACTTAAACTTGTATTTATGTTATTGagaaacatactatccacactgatctgtgtccacacttgttatGTTATGGAAATATTCGTTGGtaagattttataaataaacaggaATTCATTGAAACACATTGTAGCAGATTTTGGGTTAAGAACTGAAGGCCAATTATGTTAAATTTAAGAGATACTAATTTAATTGAG is a genomic window of Mytilus trossulus isolate FHL-02 chromosome 1, PNRI_Mtr1.1.1.hap1, whole genome shotgun sequence containing:
- the LOC134709336 gene encoding uncharacterized protein LOC134709336 → MPELAPCCQSFSEGIQYSKPETANLTKQKMDHERWRYENAVHKIDINSKIAEEICSKNVQQAKDDHLKTLAYARVYQLHSFDKYDPFKDDPLEGKAKRRKRKRKQKPRPNTFQTIANPEKDDPETLLSLSPQRSTLTLAALNRTFPQISTMEPVEKETDNKSLSNSHYNALCLWKSATKKLFMKEKKVKAHKEPQLTMKAKAKLEVERPQRKNIFPGECKTQAALRRFMEHETELVMQEMTAPKHKKDESFRKMVERAQLPDIIRRDKSFSAIVKDFKTYKEEKEERRHRKMIEYVTHHFNQNSILH